In the Brachyhypopomus gauderio isolate BG-103 chromosome 4, BGAUD_0.2, whole genome shotgun sequence genome, one interval contains:
- the kcnc4 gene encoding voltage-gated potassium channel KCNC4, translating to MISSVCVSSYRGRKSGNKPPSKTCLKEEMARGEDSDKIVINVGGTRHETYKSTLRTIPGTRLAWLADPETQVNPGAETGQTTNEFFFDRHPGIFAYVLNYYRTGKLHCPADVCGPLFEEELAFWGIDETDVEPCCWMTYRQHRDAEEALDIFEPPDPEDTEDDRDLPRRFGIEDCPDRSRGCCEVWQPKIWALFEDPYSSRAARIIAFVSLFFILVSITNFCLETHEAFNELQNRTTVTSDGNTTKVTFTLEVVTKPVLTLVEGVCVVWFTFEFLVRIICCPNKLLFVKNMLNIIDFVAILPFYLEMGLSGLSSKAATDVLGFLRVVRFVRILRIFKLTRHFVGLRVLGHTLRASVNEFCLLIIFLALGVLIFATMIYYAERIGADPTDPSGSNHTHFKNIPISFWWAVVTMTTLGYGDMYPQTWLGMMVGALCALAGVLTIAMPVPVIVNNFGMYYSLAMAKQKLPRKKRHHPNPDLALDSASFGKSESNSHRNSTQSDTCPLAAEESIVRNRSDSKQNGDANAALVEEEGCSLTQPLSPSERWSLRRSRNRDKGKKEGTCFLLTSGDFSCTADPTIRTESCKDALTVAASYSQPEVTTLT from the exons ATGATTAGCTCGGTGTGTGTTTCGTCTTATCGTGGGCGCAAGTCAGGCAACAAACCTCCGTCTAAAACATGTCTAAAGGAAGAGATGGCCAGGGGGGAAGATTCGGACAAAATCGTAATCAACGTTGGTGGTACCCGGCACGAAACCTACAAGAGCACCCTTAGGACCATACCGGGCACCCGCCTGGCCTGGCTGGCCGACCCAGAGACCCAGGTCAACCCAGGCGCAGAAACGGGACAGACCACCAACGAATTTTTTTTTGATCGACACCCTGGCATATTCGCATACGTGTTAAACTATTACAGAACTGGCAAGCTTCATTGCCCCGCCGACGTGTGCGGCCCGCTGTTTGAAGAGGAGCTTGCGTTTTGGGGCATCGATGAGACCGACGTGGAGCCCTGTTGCTGGATGACTTACCGCCAGCACCGGGACGCGGAGGAAGCGCTTGACATCTTCGAGCCGCCAGATCCCGAGGATACCGAGGATGACCGAGATCTCCCACGACGTTTTGGTATCGAGGACTGTCCTGACCGGTCTAGAGGCTGCTGTGAAGTTTGGCAACCAAAGATATGGGCTCTCTTCGAGGATCCTTACTCATCCCGTGCTGCCAGG ATCATCGCCTTTGTGTCTCTTTTCTTCATCTTGGTCTCTATCACCAACTTCTGCCTCGAGACGCATGAAGCTTTCAATGAGCTCCAGAACCGCACCACCGTGACATCTGACGGCAACACCACGAAGGTGACGTTCACTCTGGAGGTGGTCACCAAGCCCGTGCTCACATTGGTGGAGGGCGTCTGTGTGGTGTGGTTCACCTTCGAGTTCCTGGTGCGCATCATTTGCTGCCCCAACAAGCTGCTCTTCGTCAAGAACATGCTGAACATCATTGACTTCGTGGCCATCCTGCCCTTCTACCTGGAGATGGGTCTGAGCGGGCTGTCCTCCAAAGCTGCCACCGACGTGCTCGGCTTCTTGCGTGTGGTCCGATTTGTGCGGATCCTGCGCATCTTCAAGCTGACGCGACATTTTGTGGGGTTGAGGGTGCTCGGCCACACTCTGCGTGCCAGTGTTAACGAATTCTGCctcctcatcatcttcctcgCCCTCGGCGTCCTCATCTTCGCCACCATGATCTACTACGCTGAGCGCATAGGTGCTGACCCGACCGACCCCAGCGGTAGCAACCACACTCATTTCAAAAACATTCCCATCAGCTTCTGGTGGGCTGTAGTTACTATGACAACGCTGGGTTATGGGGACATGTATCCTCAGACCTGGCTGGGCATGATGGTTGGTGCTCTTTGTGCGTTAGCTGGTGTGTTGACCATCGCCATGCCGGTCCCCGTTATTGTCAACAATTTCGGGATGTACTACTCTCTGGCCATGGCCAAGCAGAAGCTCCCCAGAAAGAAGAGGCACCACCCAAACCCAGACTTGGCACTGGACTCTGCCTCCTTTGGAAAGTCTGAGAGCAACTCGCACAGGAACAGCACGCAGAGTGACACATGCCCTCTTGCGGCTGAGGAGAGCATTGTGAGGAATCGGTCAG ACTCAAAACAGAATGGCGATGCCAATGCAGccctggtggaggaggagggctgTAGCCTCACCCAGCCTCTCTCCCCCAGTGAGAGGTGGTCGCTCCGTCGCTCACGCAACCGGGATAAGGGCAAGAAAGAGGGCACGTGCTTCCTCCTGACCTCAGGGGACTTCTCCTGTACGGCCGATCCCACCATCCGCACAG AGAGCTGCAAAGATGCCCTTACAGTCGCAGCCAGCTATAGCCAGCCTGAAGTGACGACCCTGACCTGA